Proteins from one Desulfovibrio intestinalis genomic window:
- a CDS encoding ABC transporter substrate-binding protein, producing the protein MKKCLLAAVFCCFAMLLGAGAAQAADKPVKISTCWMDESPGFNIWYAKKMGWDKEEGLDINMLLFNSGPAQMEALPAREWVLGSTGVGGQLIGGIRYKIYAVAPIISEGEVHVLYLRPDSPAAKVKGYNPDYPNVYGSPETVKGMKILYTSQTTVHYMIGKWLKILGLNESDVTLVNMEQPSAVPAFEKGIGDAVCLWAPFTFIADSRDWVRAGSATDMDAITVSSIVGDKKWCDENPELVAKFLRVYMRASDMLREEGASPRIIKEYRQYMNEFAGIRMTDEEAKKDIEIHPRWTYAETVALLDDSKGESQADKWQNDVAGFFESIKRFSPAEIQKFKDAKINTDKFLKLVQPAAAPAK; encoded by the coding sequence ATGAAGAAGTGCCTTTTGGCTGCCGTGTTCTGCTGCTTTGCGATGTTGCTTGGCGCTGGGGCTGCTCAGGCCGCTGACAAGCCCGTGAAAATTTCTACCTGCTGGATGGACGAATCCCCGGGTTTCAACATTTGGTACGCCAAAAAGATGGGTTGGGACAAGGAAGAAGGCCTGGACATTAACATGCTGCTGTTCAACAGCGGCCCTGCGCAGATGGAAGCCCTTCCCGCCCGGGAATGGGTGCTCGGTTCCACCGGCGTTGGCGGCCAGCTGATCGGCGGCATCCGCTACAAAATTTACGCCGTGGCCCCCATCATCAGCGAAGGTGAAGTGCATGTGCTTTACCTGCGCCCCGACAGCCCCGCTGCCAAGGTCAAGGGCTACAATCCCGATTATCCCAATGTGTATGGCAGCCCCGAGACCGTTAAGGGCATGAAGATCCTGTACACCTCGCAGACCACCGTGCATTACATGATCGGCAAATGGCTGAAGATCCTCGGCCTGAACGAAAGCGACGTCACCCTGGTGAATATGGAACAGCCCTCTGCCGTGCCCGCCTTTGAAAAGGGTATTGGCGACGCCGTGTGTCTGTGGGCTCCCTTTACCTTCATAGCCGACTCCCGCGACTGGGTGCGCGCTGGTTCCGCTACCGATATGGATGCCATCACGGTTTCCTCCATCGTGGGCGACAAAAAGTGGTGCGACGAAAACCCCGAACTGGTGGCCAAGTTCCTGCGCGTGTACATGCGTGCTTCAGACATGCTGCGTGAAGAAGGCGCAAGCCCCCGCATCATCAAAGAATACCGCCAGTACATGAATGAATTTGCCGGCATTCGCATGACCGACGAAGAAGCCAAGAAGGACATCGAAATTCACCCTCGCTGGACCTACGCTGAAACCGTGGCCCTGCTTGACGACTCCAAGGGTGAATCTCAGGCAGACAAGTGGCAGAACGACGTGGCTGGCTTCTTTGAAAGCATCAAGCGTTTCTCGCCTGCCGAAATTCAGAAGTTCAAGGACGCCAAAATCAATACCGACAAGTTCCTGAAGCTCGTGCAGCCCGCCGCTGCTCCTGCGAAATAG
- a CDS encoding DUF488 domain-containing protein, translated as MKITLHRVYDHTSTDSGGIRILVDRIWPRGVSKAAASWDVWLKEVAPSNELRQWFAHDRDKWDAFQQRYFAELAAPGPACDAVAALKKLIADNNAAVFLYAAKDELCNNAVALKEYMEALPGKGEGSAKG; from the coding sequence GTGAAAATCACCCTCCATCGAGTATACGATCACACCAGCACCGATTCTGGCGGCATTCGCATTCTGGTTGACCGCATCTGGCCGAGGGGTGTTTCCAAGGCGGCTGCCAGCTGGGATGTGTGGCTTAAGGAAGTTGCCCCGTCCAACGAGCTGCGCCAATGGTTTGCCCACGACAGAGACAAGTGGGATGCGTTTCAGCAGCGCTATTTTGCAGAGCTTGCTGCGCCGGGTCCTGCCTGTGACGCAGTGGCTGCGCTGAAAAAGCTTATTGCGGATAACAACGCTGCGGTGTTTCTGTATGCCGCCAAAGATGAGCTCTGCAACAATGCGGTGGCCCTGAAAGAATATATGGAAGCGCTGCCCGGCAAGGGCGAAGGTTCTGCCAAGGGGTGA
- a CDS encoding sugar transporter: MTSIKTPEGRRLWVPVFSLALAAFIFVTTEVLPIGLLPEIAKDLGETEAFTGLLVAFYAWAVALLSLPLTALTARFERRKLLMGLFAVFIAGHVLSALAPNFATLMLARICIANAHAVFWAIATPIVVRITPPAMKARGIAIVIVGSSLATVLGVPFSTVVGQHFGWRAAFLLIGAVAACIALVLWRLLPQLVAKDTGSFKSVPGLFRNKELALLYLQTMLAVTGYFLAYTYLAPLLIQIGGFSDKAVPLFLLLMGLSGICGSLFATKLAAMKTKLVFILPSFVIFLCLVALDVSLVHLVTIVPICILWGGSMAVLGLLFQSKVLEIASHSADIATSIYSGIFNVGIGSGAFIGSLVFNKLGLHMTGYAAAAFFLATVFVSIYSARSTRAAS, from the coding sequence ATGACTTCAATTAAAACCCCGGAAGGCAGACGCCTCTGGGTGCCTGTTTTTTCTCTGGCGCTGGCCGCCTTTATATTCGTTACCACAGAGGTTCTGCCAATCGGGCTGCTGCCGGAAATCGCCAAGGATCTTGGCGAAACAGAGGCATTCACCGGACTTCTGGTGGCTTTTTACGCCTGGGCTGTGGCTTTGCTCTCCTTGCCGCTTACAGCGCTTACGGCGCGATTTGAGCGCCGCAAGCTGCTTATGGGCCTGTTTGCCGTATTCATAGCCGGGCATGTGCTTTCCGCCCTGGCTCCCAACTTCGCGACCCTTATGCTCGCGCGTATTTGCATAGCCAACGCGCACGCTGTTTTCTGGGCCATTGCAACCCCCATTGTGGTTCGCATTACGCCGCCGGCAATGAAGGCCAGAGGCATTGCCATCGTCATCGTGGGCAGTTCGCTCGCCACGGTGCTGGGGGTTCCGTTCAGTACTGTTGTTGGCCAGCACTTTGGCTGGCGTGCGGCATTTTTGCTTATTGGCGCTGTGGCCGCCTGCATCGCCCTTGTACTCTGGCGTTTGCTTCCCCAGCTTGTAGCCAAGGATACCGGGTCGTTTAAAAGCGTTCCCGGTTTGTTTCGCAACAAGGAACTCGCACTTCTCTATCTGCAAACCATGCTGGCGGTGACGGGCTATTTTCTTGCCTACACCTACCTTGCGCCCCTGCTGATCCAGATTGGCGGTTTCTCAGACAAGGCCGTACCGCTGTTCTTGCTGCTGATGGGGCTTTCCGGCATTTGCGGCAGCCTGTTCGCCACAAAGCTGGCGGCTATGAAAACAAAACTGGTGTTCATTCTGCCGTCGTTTGTGATTTTCCTTTGCCTTGTGGCGCTCGATGTTTCCCTCGTGCATCTGGTGACCATCGTGCCCATTTGCATCCTATGGGGTGGCAGCATGGCCGTGCTTGGGCTTCTGTTTCAAAGCAAGGTTCTTGAAATCGCGTCGCATTCCGCAGATATTGCCACGTCCATCTATTCGGGTATTTTCAATGTGGGCATCGGCAGCGGGGCCTTCATCGGCAGCCTTGTGTTCAACAAACTTGGGCTGCACATGACAGGCTATGCGGCGGCGGCCTTTTTTCTGGCCACAGTTTTTGTCAGTATCTATTCCGCGCGCAGTACCAGGGCAGCGTCGTAG
- a CDS encoding ABC transporter ATP-binding protein — protein MKNTPPKIVCDKLCKTFVQKRTQLVPVLKDISLEVHEQEFLVILGPGQCGKTTLLRTIAGLETPTSGTITMNGKKLDGPTPDIGLVFQSYMLFPWKTVRQNVEIGLEVRGMEKDEVRKVSDHYLGMVGLHGFEDYYPHQLSGGMKQRVGIARAYSLNPQVMLLDEPFGQLDAQTRFFMEQETERIWQMDKRTMIFVTNNIDEALFLADRIVTMEDKLPGHVRSSYDVPLPRPRDTMDPAFLELRARITEEQKLTL, from the coding sequence ATGAAAAACACGCCGCCAAAAATCGTTTGCGACAAGTTGTGCAAGACTTTTGTTCAGAAGCGCACCCAGCTTGTTCCCGTGCTCAAGGATATTTCTCTTGAAGTGCACGAGCAGGAGTTTCTGGTCATCCTCGGCCCCGGCCAGTGTGGCAAGACAACGCTTCTGAGGACCATTGCCGGGCTTGAAACGCCCACTTCCGGCACCATAACCATGAATGGCAAAAAGCTGGACGGCCCCACCCCCGACATCGGCCTGGTGTTCCAGAGCTACATGCTCTTTCCCTGGAAGACCGTGCGTCAGAACGTGGAAATCGGCCTTGAAGTTCGTGGCATGGAAAAAGACGAAGTGCGCAAGGTTTCTGACCACTATCTTGGCATGGTGGGCCTGCACGGCTTTGAAGACTATTATCCCCACCAGCTTTCGGGTGGCATGAAGCAACGTGTGGGCATTGCCCGCGCCTATTCGCTCAACCCCCAGGTCATGCTGCTGGACGAACCCTTTGGTCAGCTTGACGCGCAAACACGCTTCTTTATGGAGCAGGAAACCGAGCGCATCTGGCAGATGGACAAGCGTACAATGATCTTTGTTACCAATAACATTGACGAAGCGCTTTTCCTTGCTGACCGCATCGTGACGATGGAAGACAAGCTGCCCGGTCACGTCAGGTCTTCTTACGACGTGCCCCTGCCGCGCCCCCGCGACACGATGGACCCGGCATTTCTGGAACTGCGCGCGCGCATTACCGAAGAGCAAAAACTCACCCTTTGA
- a CDS encoding DMT family transporter codes for MKSLSGTATPRQSKELAYVRKGLFLAALTGVIFCWDGIVLKKGLVAEPFNAPALWLLAPLFAAGFHDFSAAIMSVVINFKQGKIREIGRTLCSKPGRLCILGACFGAPLGMGGYLMSLSLAGPAYTLPITTLYPAMAAVLARIFLKERISFRGACGLALCVIGAFTIGWTPPPGGESGPAFYAGIAFAFLAAFGWAAEGVCVTSGMDFIEPGLALNVYQIISTLLYFTIIIPIAYTSLVLRGVGIQAPVELAGAFLGSPALIFFALAGFIGCLSYRCWYAGMNMTGVSRAMALNVTYALWGVLFSALFTEVTITTNLVLGALGIFTGIILVVGNPREMVNLRTPAMA; via the coding sequence ATGAAAAGCCTTTCCGGCACCGCCACACCACGCCAGAGCAAAGAACTGGCTTACGTTCGCAAGGGTCTGTTCCTCGCGGCTCTTACTGGTGTAATTTTTTGCTGGGACGGTATTGTTCTTAAAAAAGGGCTTGTGGCGGAGCCCTTCAACGCGCCTGCCCTGTGGCTGCTGGCCCCCCTGTTCGCCGCAGGATTTCACGACTTTTCAGCTGCCATCATGTCTGTGGTCATCAATTTCAAGCAGGGAAAAATCAGGGAAATAGGGCGCACCCTTTGCAGCAAACCCGGCAGGCTGTGCATCCTCGGCGCATGTTTCGGAGCTCCCCTGGGCATGGGGGGCTATCTTATGTCCCTTTCTCTGGCCGGGCCGGCGTACACTTTGCCCATCACCACCCTGTATCCTGCTATGGCCGCGGTGTTGGCCCGCATCTTTCTTAAGGAACGCATTTCCTTCAGAGGGGCGTGCGGCCTTGCGCTTTGTGTCATTGGCGCATTTACCATCGGCTGGACCCCGCCGCCCGGGGGCGAATCTGGACCAGCTTTTTACGCGGGCATCGCTTTTGCCTTTCTGGCCGCTTTCGGGTGGGCAGCTGAAGGGGTTTGCGTGACATCGGGCATGGACTTCATCGAACCGGGCCTGGCGCTCAACGTATACCAGATTATCTCTACACTGCTGTATTTTACGATTATCATACCAATTGCCTATACCTCGCTAGTGCTCCGCGGGGTCGGCATACAGGCCCCGGTTGAGCTGGCCGGGGCCTTCCTCGGCAGCCCGGCGCTTATATTCTTTGCGCTGGCCGGATTTATAGGCTGCCTTTCCTACAGGTGCTGGTACGCAGGCATGAACATGACCGGCGTCAGCCGGGCTATGGCGCTCAATGTTACTTACGCCTTGTGGGGCGTGCTTTTCAGCGCGCTCTTTACCGAGGTGACCATTACCACAAACCTTGTGCTGGGTGCTCTGGGCATATTTACCGGAATAATTCTGGTTGTGGGCAACCCCCGCGAAATGGTTAACCTGCGCACCCCGGCAATGGCATGA
- a CDS encoding ABC transporter permease, which yields MQDSSAPTTVKATNDSSTDTQSVCNETIQTTTKREFSLVRMLKSEYFLHVISIVAFFGIWQWAATSNVFGHTSALATPFQVLESLRDLSSQKLSGLTLMEHVLISTQRVIIGFFLAVLLGVPLGLFMAFNQTFKAVVKPLFDMFKPMPPLAWISVAILWFGIGESPKIFIIVIGSFVPVVLNSYSCMQLIEPELFDVVRIIGGKRWDEIRLVCIPGALPAITAGLQIAMSSAWTCVVAAELVNSRSGLGYIIIQGMKLSDPGMIIGGMLIITVVSLIFTQGMTFITNKLCPWQREIENL from the coding sequence ATGCAAGATTCATCTGCGCCTACCACTGTGAAGGCCACAAACGATTCTTCAACCGACACTCAGAGCGTCTGCAACGAAACCATACAGACCACGACCAAGCGCGAGTTTTCGTTGGTCCGCATGCTCAAGAGCGAATACTTTCTGCACGTCATATCCATTGTCGCCTTTTTCGGCATTTGGCAGTGGGCAGCCACGTCCAACGTATTCGGCCACACCAGCGCCCTGGCAACGCCTTTTCAGGTGCTGGAAAGCCTGCGCGACCTCAGTTCGCAAAAGCTCTCGGGCCTGACCCTGATGGAACATGTGCTCATCAGTACCCAACGTGTTATCATCGGCTTCTTTCTTGCCGTGCTTCTGGGTGTCCCGCTGGGCCTGTTCATGGCCTTCAACCAGACATTCAAGGCCGTGGTCAAACCGCTTTTTGACATGTTCAAGCCCATGCCGCCCCTGGCCTGGATATCCGTAGCCATTTTGTGGTTCGGCATCGGTGAATCGCCCAAGATCTTCATCATCGTCATCGGCTCGTTTGTGCCTGTGGTGCTGAACTCCTACAGCTGCATGCAGCTTATTGAGCCCGAACTTTTCGACGTGGTGCGCATCATCGGCGGCAAACGCTGGGACGAAATACGCCTTGTGTGCATTCCCGGCGCGCTGCCCGCCATCACGGCCGGTCTGCAGATCGCCATGTCCAGCGCCTGGACCTGCGTGGTCGCGGCAGAACTGGTGAACTCCCGTTCCGGGCTGGGTTATATCATTATTCAGGGCATGAAACTGTCCGATCCCGGTATGATTATCGGCGGCATGCTGATTATCACTGTGGTGTCGCTGATCTTCACCCAGGGCATGACGTTTATTACGAACAAGCTTTGCCCGTGGCAGCGTGAAATCGAGAATCTTTAG
- a CDS encoding ImmA/IrrE family metallo-endopeptidase: MSSWQKVLDTAKDLRNRYHHDGQPLEETFRKICSEKNIELQYAEQGEHTSQKDGKLTITLPLNTSRVRDNFTMAHELGHIFLEHPLNEDGVIHRSGVSTKEEVEANLFAAEFLMPKEQFIEAAKKYNYDEKQLSNEFEVSKTASLVRMSALKLTSK; the protein is encoded by the coding sequence ATGTCAAGCTGGCAAAAAGTACTCGATACAGCAAAGGATTTGAGGAATCGCTATCATCATGACGGGCAGCCTCTTGAAGAAACGTTTAGAAAAATTTGTTCAGAAAAAAATATTGAACTTCAATATGCGGAGCAGGGGGAACATACCTCTCAAAAAGATGGTAAGCTTACAATTACCCTTCCTTTGAACACATCGCGTGTACGCGATAATTTTACAATGGCTCATGAGCTAGGACATATATTTTTGGAACACCCGCTTAATGAGGACGGGGTTATTCATAGGAGCGGCGTAAGTACAAAAGAAGAAGTTGAAGCAAATTTGTTTGCTGCGGAATTTCTTATGCCAAAAGAGCAATTTATTGAAGCCGCAAAAAAGTACAATTATGATGAAAAGCAATTGTCGAATGAATTTGAAGTTTCAAAAACAGCTTCATTGGTTAGAATGAGCGCTTTAAAGCTAACGAGCAAATAA
- a CDS encoding ABC transporter permease: MDINDKAFRKPFRLRILPVLSVCGFLILWQICIAPPDVEDWRIPSTLLTSPLDVLRLMIDKLTNPAPDGAVLLQHAWVSMQEAFLGYVLALIVGLPLGLAMGWFTTVRGLVRPIFEIIRPIPPVAWIPLTIFWFGIGLPGKVFIIWLSGIVPCVINTYTGVRMTNPVHIQMARTYGASDWQIFTTICVPSALPMVFGALQIALAYCWVTLVAAELLASDQGLGYLITIGRMLGRTDLVVVGMVSVGIAGAIIGFIIDKIESRLLAGIRR, from the coding sequence ATGGATATCAACGATAAAGCATTTCGCAAGCCCTTTCGGCTTCGCATTCTTCCTGTTCTCAGTGTCTGCGGATTTTTGATCCTGTGGCAGATCTGCATTGCCCCGCCAGACGTTGAAGACTGGCGCATCCCCAGCACCCTGCTGACATCTCCGCTGGATGTGCTGCGCCTGATGATCGACAAGCTGACCAACCCCGCCCCTGACGGCGCAGTGCTTTTGCAGCACGCCTGGGTCAGCATGCAGGAAGCCTTTTTGGGCTATGTGCTCGCCCTGATTGTTGGCCTGCCCCTTGGCCTTGCCATGGGCTGGTTCACCACCGTGCGCGGCCTTGTGCGCCCCATTTTTGAAATTATTCGCCCCATTCCGCCTGTTGCCTGGATTCCGCTGACCATTTTCTGGTTCGGCATCGGTTTGCCCGGCAAGGTCTTCATCATCTGGCTTTCGGGCATTGTTCCCTGTGTCATCAATACCTATACAGGCGTAAGGATGACCAACCCCGTTCATATCCAGATGGCGAGAACCTACGGCGCTTCCGACTGGCAGATCTTTACCACCATCTGTGTGCCCTCTGCCCTGCCTATGGTGTTCGGCGCCCTGCAAATCGCGCTGGCCTACTGCTGGGTTACCCTTGTTGCCGCAGAACTGCTGGCTTCTGACCAGGGCCTTGGCTACCTCATCACCATTGGCCGCATGCTTGGCCGTACCGACCTGGTTGTTGTGGGCATGGTAAGTGTGGGCATTGCCGGGGCTATCATCGGCTTTATCATTGACAAAATTGAATCCCGGCTGCTGGCCGGTATCAGGAGATAG
- a CDS encoding pyridoxamine 5'-phosphate oxidase family protein yields MSNTVNEISGFLAESPMCFLATVSGSQPHVRAFQYQFEQDGKLWFCTGKSKDVFKQLQANPAIEICSVNKDMAWIRITANVSFEDNRAIKERILAEQPLIKGIYESADNPEFTTFSIAHGAYTITDFSGNPPREGSF; encoded by the coding sequence ATGAGCAATACAGTAAACGAAATTTCTGGTTTCCTTGCCGAGTCTCCTATGTGCTTTCTTGCCACCGTCAGTGGCAGCCAGCCACATGTGCGGGCGTTCCAGTACCAGTTTGAGCAGGATGGCAAGCTGTGGTTCTGCACGGGAAAAAGCAAGGATGTCTTCAAACAGCTTCAGGCCAATCCCGCCATTGAGATTTGCTCTGTCAATAAAGACATGGCGTGGATCCGCATCACTGCAAATGTTTCTTTTGAAGACAACCGCGCGATAAAGGAACGTATTCTGGCAGAGCAGCCCCTGATCAAGGGCATTTATGAATCGGCGGATAATCCGGAATTCACGACATTCAGTATCGCGCACGGCGCGTATACCATTACGGATTTTTCCGGTAACCCGCCGCGCGAAGGCTCTTTCTAG
- a CDS encoding putative phage abortive infection protein — protein MKNLPQTICNWLAIKMIVFVLIVTIIIWALGIILLDAPAPNFWAKFFSNRDQLENLFSPIAAFFSGLSAIATAFLIYLQMSLIDRQERDTKKAIFENQIFQLFSMRTEIAKSLSYHDGERAFRGNETFEFFYHVMHCLYNTYIEPSCIEIKYLDKYKIKSNMHAEIDAEYGMLFDENGNKLYPDPKTLIKMALVTLENENKHLYSPFYHNVYTTLKMIKCNDLIDEDEKNNYLRIFRAQFSQYEFAIIYYHALVHMDKHENTYKFKKLIEDTCFFHSLADNFLFANITADSFPDYGYKQSAFTHKPVATSTP, from the coding sequence ATGAAAAACTTACCTCAAACGATATGTAACTGGCTAGCAATTAAGATGATAGTTTTTGTTTTAATCGTGACCATCATCATTTGGGCTTTGGGCATTATACTACTTGATGCCCCTGCTCCAAATTTTTGGGCTAAATTCTTTTCGAATCGAGACCAGCTTGAAAACTTGTTTTCCCCTATTGCTGCCTTCTTTTCTGGACTTTCTGCAATAGCAACAGCCTTTTTAATATACCTACAGATGTCACTAATTGATCGACAGGAGCGAGACACAAAAAAAGCTATCTTTGAAAATCAAATTTTTCAGTTATTCTCTATGCGTACAGAGATTGCTAAATCATTATCATATCACGACGGTGAACGTGCATTTCGCGGCAATGAAACTTTTGAATTCTTTTATCATGTCATGCATTGCCTTTATAATACTTACATTGAACCAAGTTGTATTGAAATAAAATACCTAGATAAATATAAAATAAAAAGCAACATGCATGCAGAAATAGATGCAGAATATGGAATGTTATTTGATGAAAATGGGAATAAACTGTATCCAGATCCAAAAACACTTATAAAAATGGCACTTGTGACATTAGAAAATGAAAACAAACATCTATATAGTCCATTTTATCACAATGTCTATACTACACTTAAAATGATAAAATGTAACGATCTCATCGATGAAGATGAAAAAAACAACTATCTAAGAATTTTTAGAGCCCAATTTTCACAATATGAATTTGCTATTATATATTATCACGCGCTTGTGCACATGGACAAACATGAGAACACATATAAATTCAAAAAACTCATTGAAGACACTTGCTTCTTTCATTCCCTAGCTGATAATTTTCTTTTTGCAAACATTACAGCCGATTCATTCCCAGACTATGGATACAAACAAAGTGCCTTCACGCACAAACCCGTTGCGACAAGCACGCCATAA
- the gcvH gene encoding glycine cleavage system protein GcvH, with protein MKELNDIILPEGLGFTDEHVWLRLEGEEALVGISDFAQDQLGEIAFVDLPAEGAHFGAGDEFGTVESLKSVNPLYMPVAGTVLAANEELEATPTLVNISPYEKGWMLRIKLDSAADAAALADSAAYKTLLQKN; from the coding sequence ATGAAAGAACTGAACGATATCATTCTGCCCGAAGGCTTGGGCTTTACTGATGAGCATGTGTGGCTGCGCCTTGAGGGCGAGGAAGCTCTGGTGGGCATCAGCGACTTTGCCCAGGACCAGTTGGGTGAAATCGCCTTTGTGGACCTGCCTGCTGAAGGCGCGCACTTTGGCGCTGGCGACGAGTTTGGCACCGTAGAATCCCTCAAATCCGTCAACCCCCTGTACATGCCTGTGGCGGGCACGGTTCTGGCTGCCAACGAAGAGCTTGAAGCCACCCCGACACTCGTGAATATTTCACCCTACGAAAAGGGCTGGATGTTGCGTATCAAGCTCGACAGCGCCGCTGACGCAGCCGCTTTGGCTGACAGCGCCGCCTACAAAACCCTGTTGCAAAAAAACTAG
- a CDS encoding MarR family winged helix-turn-helix transcriptional regulator has protein sequence MNSPNNSDAIIALAASIREQANTYILNALSRHGVGDILPAHGAVLHALFESGPLKMNELAERIKRKKNTVTGLIGTLESRGYCRREPDPQDARSQIVLLTEKGEAMRRIQDEISVDLLQLVWGDVGEDEKAACTQTLQKVLRNLQQSESTII, from the coding sequence ATGAACTCTCCCAATAACAGCGACGCAATTATTGCCCTGGCGGCATCAATTCGTGAACAGGCCAACACGTATATTTTGAACGCTTTGTCCCGCCACGGCGTGGGCGATATACTTCCTGCCCACGGAGCTGTGCTGCACGCTCTTTTCGAGTCTGGCCCTTTGAAAATGAACGAGCTGGCAGAGCGTATTAAAAGAAAAAAGAATACGGTCACTGGCCTTATTGGCACGCTTGAAAGCCGAGGCTATTGCCGCCGTGAACCTGACCCCCAGGATGCCCGTTCGCAGATAGTGCTGCTGACGGAAAAAGGGGAAGCCATGCGCAGGATTCAGGACGAGATTTCTGTTGATCTGCTGCAATTGGTGTGGGGTGATGTGGGTGAGGATGAAAAGGCCGCCTGCACACAAACGCTGCAAAAAGTTTTGCGTAATTTGCAGCAAAGTGAATCAACTATTATCTGA
- a CDS encoding ABC transporter ATP-binding protein: MYGDLVVLDKINFSIKRGELVSIVGPTGCGKTTFLNCMSKLTETTSGNIYIDGEVANPRKHNLAFVFQEPTALPWLTVAENVAYGMRIKKMPKPEMEKHLNFILDLVGLKDTANLYPNQVSASMMQRIAVARAFAVNPDLLLMDEPYGQLDVKLRFYLEDELVKLWQTLKSTVLFVTHNIEEAVYVADRILVLSPKPTKVRAEVVVDLPRPRDFRDPKFIELRRQVTDLIRWW; encoded by the coding sequence ATGTATGGGGATCTTGTCGTTCTGGACAAGATCAACTTCAGCATTAAGCGAGGAGAGCTGGTCAGCATTGTTGGCCCTACCGGATGCGGCAAAACCACTTTTCTTAACTGTATGTCCAAACTTACGGAAACCACCTCCGGCAATATCTATATTGACGGCGAAGTGGCCAATCCGCGCAAACACAACCTGGCCTTTGTATTTCAGGAACCCACTGCCCTTCCTTGGCTGACCGTGGCTGAAAACGTGGCCTACGGCATGCGCATTAAAAAAATGCCCAAGCCCGAAATGGAAAAGCACCTGAACTTCATTCTTGATCTTGTGGGCCTTAAAGATACCGCCAATCTTTATCCCAACCAGGTTTCGGCCAGCATGATGCAGCGCATCGCCGTGGCCCGCGCCTTTGCCGTTAATCCCGATCTGTTGCTGATGGACGAACCCTACGGGCAGCTGGACGTCAAACTGCGCTTCTACCTTGAAGACGAACTGGTGAAGCTGTGGCAGACGTTGAAAAGCACCGTGCTTTTCGTCACGCATAATATTGAGGAAGCCGTGTACGTGGCTGACCGTATTCTTGTTCTGAGCCCCAAGCCCACGAAGGTTCGGGCGGAGGTAGTTGTTGACCTGCCGCGTCCGAGGGATTTCAGGGATCCGAAATTCATCGAACTTCGCCGGCAGGTCACAGACCTCATCCGCTGGTGGTAG